A single genomic interval of Arctopsyche grandis isolate Sample6627 chromosome 8, ASM5162203v2, whole genome shotgun sequence harbors:
- the LOC143915952 gene encoding mutS protein homolog 4-like, with translation MMIACQVNDISRRGVNGECEFECECECECELVCESRATAPFKRQRRFGLHDVPAKRSEQFKLFYDHLSPDKKKKMNVARGTMRPRTRGRILPFEQRSGSKLPRYSFDLNTMSNKNNISTNTAKNTTTSQKGSTSRGTLLSTTCQNNQNNSLPIGVRNLNSASSHLLNSSSIRNFTPQLKSMFNEVTSSISRGSKRAQPHTTPGSGTNNATMSDTCIIVAISEGRGAAKGEVGIASIDLRRPQLILCQISDTHSYIHTMTKLHYFNPKEIIVPNTFNANAVVNELYKLISDQFKNTQITPIRRNYFSDTEGFQQIKELCAPEYINVQLQLMHKFYAVTAAAALLKYVEQIQCITFASKSLKIEYFASQNTTLIDVDTAIRLELVESLSGVSDRRSCLLSILNYTSTSGGLRHLRANILQPPCDLNIINTRLDCVEELLENDEGLMPSLKRIIRQLLDADKILWLCMMLPVQDGNKAGEAQLNHTLLLKTTMEVLPSLVAALELAKGSWFLQVKRDLQDPKFDEIREQIKKVLQDDAHLTRGAGSHFQRCFAVRPNINGLLDVARKSYSELITDIQDKVTHLGETYNLPLKLNNNSARGFHIALSAGGRNKNNTNININNLPSIFMEVQRHAGSVTMTTEEMMLLNIQAKESLGEIQTMSNIVICNLLEDLRSYMTILYKLCDHIAELDVILSLAQVSSGGNYARPAFNEYLELKDCIHPILDCVIQTSPVPNDVFSSPEYNFHIITGPNMGGKSIYIKQIAILQIMAQIGCFVPASSAVFRLSDHIFSRIGFNDNIECNASSYVLEMKEIQYILQTMTPRSLIIIDELCRGTSSEEGTSMAWAICERLFDTQAFTFFTTHFLYLTKLQNVYLNVINLHTETTKSDATGELIYNYKVVPGVTNIENYGLTLAKNTNLPESVTGLAEDLIKVISKYKKASPISEDINLDEYALYALAANLIQESRKMNTTNDDLKNILDKFKIENPYIFEKIRQENCEQYSRGNFINLYKIGNNNIQSKANVESGEKNLSSSAARDFSGVQSSPKFDMSKTPNCTTKNASTNNNLKSTGQNLSALDILNLNYSPDNGLNSTSSKAHDNDETVCTCNEDYLTYDHVTNNIYTNENPETECPVHKMDVLCVAKRQMGDFKHVKTVIDHLNLKKHLDSRLSNNINTSRNFNSVSSTASSTLNHKILKTSHDSIVCEPDILNIQNCFD, from the exons ATGATGATCGCGTGTCAAGTGAATGACATTTCGAGACGAGGAGTGAACGGCGAGTGCGAGTTCGAGTGCGAATGCGAATGCGAATGCGAATTGGTGTGCGAGAGTCGCGCGACCGCACCGTTCAAACGTCAACGACGATTTGGCCTACACGATGTTCCCGCCAAACGCTC AGAACAATTTAAACTGTTCTATGATCATTTGTCTCCTGATaaa aaaaagaaaatgaacGTGGCACGAGGTACAATGCGCCCCAGAACTCGGGGTAGAATTTTACCTTTTG AACAAAGATCGGGATCAAAACTCCCTCGATATTCATTTGATTTGAACACAATGTCTAATAAGAATAACATATCTACAAATACTGCTAAAAATACTACAACTTCTCAGAAAGGTTCAACTAGTAGAGG AACACTGCTATCTACAACATGTCAAAACAATCAGAATAATTCTTTGCCTATTGGAGTTCGAAACTTAAATAGCGCCTCGTCACACTTACTAAATAGTTCTTCAATCAGGAACTTTACACCCCAATTAAAATCCATGTTTAATGAAGTAACCAGTTCCATTAGTC GAGGAAGTAAGAGAGCTCAACCACATACTACTCCAGGTTCCGGAACAAACAATGCTACAATGTCTGATACTTGCATTATAGTTG CTATATCTGAAGGACGGGGAGCTGCCAAAGGAGAAGTCGGAATAGCTTCCATAGATCTTCGACGGCCACAATTGATCCTTTGTCAGATCAGCGACACTCATTCTTATATCCATACAATGACGAAACTTCATTATTTTAACCCAAAAGAG attattGTACCAAATACATTTAATGCCAATGCTGTTGTCaatgaattatataaattaatttctgaCCAATTTAAAAACACTCAAATTACACCCATAAGAAGAAACTACTTCTCAGATACTGAAGGCTTTCAACAAATCAAAGAGCTATGTGCACCGGAATACATCAATGTTCAACTTCAACTGatgcataa ATTCTATGCCgtaacagcagcagcagcactTTTAAAATATGTGGAACAGATTCAATGCATTACCTTTGCttcaaaatcattaaaaatagaatattttgcATCTCAAAATACTACattgattg aCGTTGATACGGCAATACGTTTGGAACTTGTTGAATCTCTATCCGGAGTATCAGATCGGCGTTCTTGTCTGCTATCAATTTTAAACTACACAAGCACATCAGGAGGATTGAGACATTTGAGGGCCAATATTCTTCAACCTCCGTGTGATCTGAATATCATCAATACTCGTCTCGATTGCGTTGAAGAGCTCCTCGAAAATGATGAAGGCCTAATGCCATCCTTGAAg agAATTATTAGGCAACTTTTGGACGCTGATAAGATTTTATGGCTATGTATGATGCTTCCAGTTCAAGACGGCAATAAAGCTGGTGAGGCTCAATTAAATCATACACTACTGTTGAAAACTACAATGGAGGTACTACCGAGCCTTGTTGCTGCATTAGAACTAGCAAAAGGAAGTTGGTTTCTTCAAGTAAAAAGA GACTTACAAGATCCAAAGTTCGACGAGATCCGGGAACAGATCAAGAAAGTGTTACAAGATGATGCACATTTGACGCGCGGAGCCGGATCCCATTTTCAAAGATGTTTTGCTGTTCGACCCAACATCAATGGATTGCTTGACGTAGCGAGGAAATCTTACTCTGAATTGATCACTGATATACAAGATAAAGTGACCCATCTAGGAGAAACTTACAATTTGCCCCTCAAATTGAATAACAACTCTGCAAGAGGTTTCCACATTGCACTCTCGGCCGGtggaagaaataaaaataatacaaatatcaatattaataatttgcCGTCAATCTTTATGGAG GTTCAAAGGCATGCAGGTTCTGTCACTATGACAACGGAGGAAATGATGCTTTTAAATATACAAGCTAAAGAATCACTAGGCGAGATACAAACTAtgagtaatat agtAATTTGTAATTTACTGGAAGATTTAAGATCTTATATGACCATCTTGTACAAACTATGTGATCATATTGCTGAATTGGATGTGATACTATCATTGGCACAA GTTAGCAGCGGTGGAAATTATGCACGTCCGGCTTTCAACGAATATCTTGAACTCAAAGATTGCATTCACCCGATTCTCGATTGCGTCATCCAAACATCGCCAGTACCCAACGATGTG TTCTCGAGTCCGGAGTATAATTTTCACATTATCACCGGCCCGAATATGGGCGGTAAAAGTATTTACATCAAACAAATAGCAATTCTTCAAATAATGGCTCAG ATTGGGTGCTTTGTGCCGGCAAGTAGTGCAGTTTTTAGATTGTCGGATCATATATTTTCACGAATCGGTTTCAATGATAATATTGAGTGCAATGCCTCTTCATATGTGCTAGag ATGAAAGAAATTCAGTATATCTTACAAACTATGACGCCTAGAAGTCTCATCATTATTGATGAATTATGCAg agGAACGTCGAGTGAAGAAGGTACTAGTATGGCATGGGCCATTTGTGAACGCTTATTTGATACACAAGCGTTTACATTTTTCACTACTCACTTTCTATATCTGACCAAACTTCAAAACGTCTACCTTAATGTGATCaa tctTCATACAGAAACTACTAAATCTGATGCTACTGGTGAATTGATTTACAATTATAAAGTAGTACCAGGTGTTaccaatattgaaaattatggATTAACTTTGGCGAAGAATACAAATTTGCCTGAAAGTGTGACTGGTTTAGCTGAAGATCTGATAAAAGTAATTTCCAAGTATAAAAAG GCTTCACCAATTTCAGAGGATATAAACCTAGATGAGTATGCACTTTATGCGTTGGCAGCTAATTTGATACAAGAATCGAGGAAAATGAATACCACCAATGatgatttgaaaaatattctagacaaatttaaaattgaaaatccatacatatttgaaaaaataagacaAGAAAATTGTGAACAATATTCACGGGGAAATTTTATAAATCTGTATAAAATTGGTAATAACAATATACAGTCAAAGGCAAATGTTGAGTCTGGTGAGAAAAATTTGTCATCATCTGCCGCTAGAGACTTTTCTGGTGTACAAAGTAGTCCAAAATTTGATATGTCAAAAACTCCAAATTGCACCACTAAGAATGCATCGAccaacaataatttaaaatcgacTGGACAAAATCTTTCAGCTctggatattttaaatttaaattactctCCAGACAATGGATTAAATTCAACTTCTTCCAAAGCACACGATAATGACGAAACTGTATGCACCTGCAATGAAGACTACTTGACCTATGATCATGTAACTAACAACATATACACTAATGAAAATCCCGAAACTGAATGTCCGGTACACAAAATGGATGTTCTATGTGTTGCCAAAAGACAAATGGGTGATTTTAAACATGTAAAGACTGTTATTGATCATTTGAACTTGAAAAAACATTTGGATTCAAGGCTATCTAATAACATCAACACGTCCAGAAATTTTAATTCTGTTTCTAGTACAGCTTCTTCCACTTTAAaccataaaatattgaaaaccaGCCACGATAGTATTGTGTGTGAGccggatattttaaatattcaaaattgttttgattGA
- the aay gene encoding phosphoserine phosphatase isoform X1 codes for MNCITQNLHMNTLKTLGLLSISVMSSESNIREVWRQADAVCFDVDSTVIKEEGIDELAKFCGKGEEVTRLTKEAMKGAMTFQEALKLRLNIINPSLQQIKEFIKQHPSSLTPGIKNLIEVLQNRGVPVYLVSGGFRCLIGPVAEQLGIPLENIFANRLKFFFNGDYAGFDENEPTSRTGGKGVVIKKLKDLHNYHRIVMIGDGATDLEASPPADAFIGFGGNVLREEVKKKSQWYVTDLQELVDSLAIQSK; via the exons ATGAATTG CATTACGCAAAATCTCCATATGAACACGTTGAAGACTTTGGGTCTCCTATCTATCAGCGTCATGTCGTCAGAGTCCAATATCAGGGAAGTTTGGAGACAGGCTGACGCTGTATGTTTCGATGTAGATTCCACTGTAATCAAAGAAGAAGGAATTGATGAATTGGCCAAATTCTGCGGAAAAGGCGAAGAAGTAACCAGATT GACCAAGGAAGCGATGAAAGGTGCCATGACTTTCCAAGAAGCTTTGAAACTCAGATTGAACATCATCAATCCCAGCTTGCAGCAGATCAAAGAGTTCATCAAACAGCATCCTTCCAGTCTCACACCTGGAATCAA aaatcTTATTGAAGTTTTGCAAAACAGAGGTGTTCCAGTATATTTGGTTTCAGGAGGTTTCAGATGCCTCATCGGACCAGTAGCCGAACAATTGGGAATCCCCCTAGAAAATATCTTTGCCAACAGATTGAAGTTCTTCTTTAATG gtgaCTATGCTGGCTTTGATGAGAACGAACCAACCTCACGTACCGGAGGCAAAGGAGTAGTAATCAAAAAATTGAAGGATCTTCATAATTATCACAGAATCGTCATGATTGGTGACGGAGCCACCGACTTAGAGGCTAGCCCACCCGCTGATGCTTTCATcg gtttCGGTGGTAATGTTCTCCGCGAAGAAGTTAAAAAGAAGTCACAGTGGTATGTCACCGATCTTCAAGAGCTCGTCGACTCATTAGCCATTCAATCAAAGTGA
- the aay gene encoding phosphoserine phosphatase isoform X2 — protein sequence MNTLKTLGLLSISVMSSESNIREVWRQADAVCFDVDSTVIKEEGIDELAKFCGKGEEVTRLTKEAMKGAMTFQEALKLRLNIINPSLQQIKEFIKQHPSSLTPGIKNLIEVLQNRGVPVYLVSGGFRCLIGPVAEQLGIPLENIFANRLKFFFNGDYAGFDENEPTSRTGGKGVVIKKLKDLHNYHRIVMIGDGATDLEASPPADAFIGFGGNVLREEVKKKSQWYVTDLQELVDSLAIQSK from the exons ATGAACACGTTGAAGACTTTGGGTCTCCTATCTATCAGCGTCATGTCGTCAGAGTCCAATATCAGGGAAGTTTGGAGACAGGCTGACGCTGTATGTTTCGATGTAGATTCCACTGTAATCAAAGAAGAAGGAATTGATGAATTGGCCAAATTCTGCGGAAAAGGCGAAGAAGTAACCAGATT GACCAAGGAAGCGATGAAAGGTGCCATGACTTTCCAAGAAGCTTTGAAACTCAGATTGAACATCATCAATCCCAGCTTGCAGCAGATCAAAGAGTTCATCAAACAGCATCCTTCCAGTCTCACACCTGGAATCAA aaatcTTATTGAAGTTTTGCAAAACAGAGGTGTTCCAGTATATTTGGTTTCAGGAGGTTTCAGATGCCTCATCGGACCAGTAGCCGAACAATTGGGAATCCCCCTAGAAAATATCTTTGCCAACAGATTGAAGTTCTTCTTTAATG gtgaCTATGCTGGCTTTGATGAGAACGAACCAACCTCACGTACCGGAGGCAAAGGAGTAGTAATCAAAAAATTGAAGGATCTTCATAATTATCACAGAATCGTCATGATTGGTGACGGAGCCACCGACTTAGAGGCTAGCCCACCCGCTGATGCTTTCATcg gtttCGGTGGTAATGTTCTCCGCGAAGAAGTTAAAAAGAAGTCACAGTGGTATGTCACCGATCTTCAAGAGCTCGTCGACTCATTAGCCATTCAATCAAAGTGA